A segment of the Solanum lycopersicum chromosome 9, SLM_r2.1 genome:
AGCAATGCTATGAAAGAAGTGGTTGTCAGGTTGATGATCTAGATGTTGATAATCGGGATAGAGGAGAGGTTAATCAGGATGAGTTTAAGAATTTAGGTTGCACCTTTAAGGAGCTAGGATATTGCATGATGGACTTAGGGCTTCGCCTTGCACAAATATGTGATAAGGCCATTGGGGGCCAAGAGCTGCAACAGAGCTTATTAGAGTCTGGCACAGCTAAAGGGCGTCTGATCCATTATCATTCTGCTGTTGACAATGATATTGTTAGAGAAGATGCTAAAAGAAATGGACAGTCTAAAGGAAGAAATGGGAAAGCCAATAAGAATGAGCAATTAGGTCTGAAGCAGCAAGGAATTGAGTCATTGAAAGACCAGTCAAATGACTATGGTCTGTGGCAGCAGTGGCATTATGATTATGGTATTTTCACTCTTTTAACAGTTCCCATGTTTCTGTTGTCCTCTCACCAAGAAGCACCAGCAACTATAAATAATGATTCACCTGTTTCTTCTAAGCATGAATTTCCTTCGCCCGGTGGGCACACATATCTTCATATATTTGATCCCAAAAAGAATCAGGTCTTCATTGTAAAGGCACCTTCAGAGAGTCTCATTCTGCAGGTTGGAGAAGCAGCTGATATATTATCTAAGGGGAAGCTACGAGCAACACTTCATTGTGTTTGTAGACCACCAAAGGTTGATAACGTGAGCAGGGAAACATTTGTTGTTTTCTTGCAGCCAGCATGGAGCAAACAGTTCTCTCTTTTGGATTACCCGCTTGAACTTTTTGCTTTAAGTGGTCAGCAGTGCGGGGTATGTAGCAAGGGAACTGAACAGTCTAGGCAGGTCCCTGAGGAATTAAGTCA
Coding sequences within it:
- the LOC101264669 gene encoding uncharacterized protein, which codes for MEVVELYELHYSDLLQLSSEKSLSDEFIEETQRLKSATRSVMKNLGPEGPGLLAITGVPEASNLRRTLLPLARKLALLNNEDRKRLLKEQNLGSDVSLKNPNRDVSSFSMQLKYEQCYERSGCQVDDLDVDNRDRGEVNQDEFKNLGCTFKELGYCMMDLGLRLAQICDKAIGGQELQQSLLESGTAKGRLIHYHSAVDNDIVREDAKRNGQSKGRNGKANKNEQLGLKQQGIESLKDQSNDYGLWQQWHYDYGIFTLLTVPMFLLSSHQEAPATINNDSPVSSKHEFPSPGGHTYLHIFDPKKNQVFIVKAPSESLILQVGEAADILSKGKLRATLHCVCRPPKVDNVSRETFVVFLQPAWSKQFSLLDYPLELFALSGQQCGVCSKGTEQSRQVPEELSHEIQKIVPPLLSRLKDGMTFAEFSRETTKQYYGGKGLQSNK